Genomic segment of Euwallacea fornicatus isolate EFF26 chromosome 11, ASM4011564v1, whole genome shotgun sequence:
AATTGCAGTGTTTTTATAGTATTACAGATTAAGTTATTATGTATTAATGAGATGCCTCTTGTGCCCACATATGTTATTGATGCCTATGCTAGTGTTGTGTATGAGGGTTGCTAATGTAATCATTATAGATGATGAAGTAAGTACAAATTAAACTACGTGCACtgtaaacttaatttttttaagctgACGCAGCGAAAGCTGGAGAATTTTCCTTCAtcaaattgtcaagaaaataacAACCTGGTTAGCTGATATGGTCGATTTGAAGTGCGTTAGACGTGTATACCCTAATAATCgaggattttaatgaaattcttccTCTTATctcataattttattcttcatATTACTCGTCACGTGAATATATCTTATAATACATTGTTGGCATTGGCActgtttcagaaaaatatagaCCTTAGATATTGTAATACGATTGACGACTACAGTATATTGTACACAATGATACAAAGAGTAAAAAACTTATTCAACAATCGACTACAGAcgtaattacaaaaaaaaagactcACAAACGCCCTGTGTAAAAACTGTAACGGAATATTACTACAATAATACATGTAATGGAATACTTACAAAAGATATAATTATCTCTCTTTTTCTAACATAACTCACGGTATGGCCTATAGAACAGTCTGGATATTATACAGGTAAATGTGGAAATATCACAATAAGAGGGAGAGAGGAAAATAAATACTAcgtaattatatataaaataatatacatgCAATGAAAATGAGTATTCTTAGATTTGTCCTAGATGGCAAAAATGGCCACTTTCCAGGGGGTGTGCCGAGGCAAAGTAGAGCTGATTTGATCTTTCCCTAACTTAGGGCAGAATCTTTTAGGGGACCCCTATCAGGTGGGTGACTGAAACAGGCGAACTCGTGTTGGCCCACTGTTGGGATGTTTTGCATTCGCCATTGTGTCAACGATGATCTTCGGTGTTTTAGCCACCCtcggaatatttaaaatagtgAATAATTTACTCCCATACATCCACAACGGCCGTTCTAGCCCTTGCAATTGAGCAAGTCTTCTCTGCCTCGCAATGACCTCCCACATGAACTGAgtgaataaaagttttctacGACCTACCCTGTTGATGATACAACTCAACCTTAACGAAATAGCTAACACACCGTGAACGCACTCACTCCTCACTGGCACTAAGTTTCGAACACGAACGTCTTTCGCAGTTCGCAGCACACCCCCAAACAACATCACTTGCTTTTGTCCTCCAGCTTGCCCTTGTCCAAACTGGAGCTGACCAACATGCCCTGGCCCTGCTGCGTACTTTGATTCGGGAATACTTTGTCCAGGTGCTTCAGACTCTCACTGAGAAAGTTTTGAATAGCAGTGAGCGCTGCCACGATGGCGGGGCTCCCGAACCCGTGGCTGATCAGCGAAAAGTGTGTCAAATGGCGCTGGATCGAGGGATCGAGCAGGATTTGGGGCCGCGTATTGCACAGGGGGGACCGGTCTTGGTTGAGCAAGTCCATCAGTTCTTTCGTCACTTGTTTGGTGGCCTGGAGTAGTTCCTTTCTGCGCGGGGTCTCTCCGTGCTGTCTCAGCAGGTACTCGGCGACTTGTCGCGCTGGGAATTCGGTTTCGCAGACGTAGCCGAAGTCCCTGGCCAGGTGGATGGCTTCACCCTCAACGAGGGAAGTAAGGAGGGTCACGTTGGCGGCTTTTCTGCGCCCCGCCGGCAAATTGAGGCCGATTTTCTCCAGTTTTTCTCTGAGTATTCGGCCCCCGTTCTTGCTTTTGGCGCGACGCAACACTCCCCCCAGCAGGGAAGCGTTGAGGCATTCGGGTGGGGACAGTCTTCGTTGTACTTCCCCAACTGTTACCTTGTACTTTGAGGTGGAGGACAGTAAGGAGAGCCTGCCTGGAACTGAGCAGAAGACGTCGCTGGGGGAGACCATGGCGCCAGCTCCTGAGTGGTCTTTACCCCCTTTCATGCCTGAAATTCGTGAAATTGTGTAAAGAAACCTTTTGCTGTAGAGCTGTAATCTTGGGGCTAATTTGCGGCTCGAGAATCCGGCAATGCGAGTTTTAAGCATCCAAATTTTTCATGCTTTCAAGTAGGTGCCGAAGGTACCTCGTATCTCGCAAACTAAAAGAGATGTTACGCCCCCGTTTCAGACCATATCGTATGAAAAACAGAACGATTTGTGCTGttgttttctgtttttttttttgccatttgaaaTGCGTGTCATAAGGTCATGGCATGAGATTTTCCTACGCCACTGGTGTTTGATCggttaaattgcaaatttacattttttccagGGACGTGTCGACTTCACTGGTCGCAGCAGCCAGCTGATGGTTTTGCCATCGACAGCAGGTCTCAGCTATCGCAACTCACACGTGGCAGAAGCACAGTGGCGTTGTTAAAGGTAGGcctgattttaaatttagaataatttcGAGTAATCTCCCTGTTGCGGGCAAGAAAACCGGTAACAATCGCACAAAGTAATGTCGCCCTTAAAGCCAATTATGACTCAATAAAACACCTCCCAATACAAAGAGAAATTTCGCGTgtgaatgaaaattgaaaaaattacatcagACCCCTTGCCTGGAGGACAGATGTGCGCCCCGCCCATAAACAGAGTATACTGAGCGCTAATTAGCCCTATACCACCCCTGGGGTATCGGGAGCACCCCGGGGGGCTCGCACTCACCCTTCAGTAGAGGTAGGTCGGTAATGAAGCCGGTGTTGTCGTCGATTCCGGCTTGGGCGTCTTCTACGGCCTGCCCCAAGGCTTGGTGGAGCGATAGGGGGTCGTCGTGGCGTTGGGGAATGCCCGAGTAGTCCGGTCTCCCCCCACCAGGGGCGCTGTAGGGGAAACTGGCGCCGTGGCCCAATTGACCCTAGAGCAGAAAAACAACGAAGAATTAGCTTCAATATAATTATGGCGAATTCCTAGGGTTCCACAAGGGTTTAATATGAGGACGAGTTATTCGATCAAGTTCGAACAACAATGTTGCAATATATAATCGAACTTTGGGCaagaattttttcttcatgtTTGACGAGAAAAACGGACTGATCTCGAATGCCGCGCGAAGGGGAAGGAGCGCATTCCTGCATAGTTGGAGCGAAGCCCGGAATTCAGGAAATCCGAGTTACCTTAAGCCGCTACACTCGGGGCCCGATAAAGACGTTTTTCGGGCTCGTGTTCCTGCCATTAAAACCGTGCAAAAGCCCCTggttttatcgtttttttttgtcaacgAGCAGAAGCGggctggaaaaaaattgagccCGAAAGTGAAAATCGGATTTGGTTAATGCGAAGGTGACTTCATTAGTGTTCCGGATAAGCCTTTAAAACGCGACACGCCTACGTCAATGAGAGGCGGAGCCAGTGACCTCGCCTCTCGAATCAAAGTCTTCGACGGTGGTGCCCCGACTCACGTATAGCTATACCGATCGCGGAAATCTCTCGTTCTTTGTAGAAACCCCGCCCATCGCCCAACCGATTTCCCTCACTTGTACCGCGGAATTTGTTGACATTTATAATTTACAATCAATATGAATTTAATGAGCAATAAacgattaaaataatttgcatcTGAGAGCGGAAACTGAGTAGGCACTCGTCCGTGTACAATGCAAACAACAAATCTCTGATGAAAAAGTAGGGTGATTCTAAGATGATTTTAGAACGTTCTCGAAATTCCGCCTTCGTGAAGCTGACTATTATTTCCtacaaaaacatcaaattcGACAATTCGATTTTGACTCTTCCACCGGAATAGGCCTCGCCTCTCGTTCACAGACGTGACACGCCTTTTCAGTCCACGATTGGCCGGATGCGGAGGTATAGGCCCCACCCTGCCAATGAAAGAGTTTACCGATGACGCGTCCCTCCCTGCGCAGTTTTCACATTACGAAAGCCACATCAAAACAAGCCCCGCCCACCACTGCCCAATGATGACTCGATAAGTGTGACTTACCACATGTGCATGGTTGGGATCTCCCTCCCTTCTCAACCCCAATTGATTGTAATGGTGCAGCCCCGACAGGCCCCCATAGGGATCCGTGAGGTATTCGAGATGCTGCTGTGGCGGGGGGCTGGGGGCGGCATGATGGAAGGGTGGCGGGAAGTAGGGCGGTTGAAAGTCGGGTTGCGGCAGTTGGTGCTGCATGGCGGAATGGTGAAGGCTGCCGGCTGCCCCACGACCCGAAGCACTGGGGGTGCTTGCGCCGTAGCCCGGCGAGCCGCCGCTAAGCGCTAGGGACCCGTGACCACTGGCAGTTAGACGATcctgaaataaacaaatttagaaCTTAAAAGAACAAATAAACGGGAATTGACGAGTTGCAGGTACCAAAAAAACATATCCAGTTTCATGGTTGTTTTTCATTCAGTCGCCATTCGACTGGTCACTCTGGTTGGACGCAAAACAATGATACTCACAAATTAACAAATGCGAATCACGCGGGGATGAAAGGGGTAGGTGGCGTGCCGAAACAAGTGAGAATCGCGCGAGCCAGGCCTCGAGCAAGCCTACTAGACCGCGTCGCACCGAAATCTAACGTCATCATCGGCGATGTGTGTCCCCGGAGCGGTCGGAGCACGTGGCCGAACCCGCCCGAATGGAATCCTAATTAGGCCGAATTCCGCGCATTCTGATTGACGGCCGGATTCTGCTTTGATTGGATTTTTATGCGCGAATGGCGGCGATTCACCGCCAAGAAGAGGTGGGGAGGTCGGTTTGTTCACTTGTTTTAAGCGTAGATATTTCGGAGCGCTACCCGTGGCGGTACCGAGTAATTACTCGTAATCAAACATCTGCCGATGCGTAtctgagaaatttaattataacacTGGAGGTATAAATTATGGGTTCTAGTCAGGAATGTGATCCAATGGGCCTGGACATTAAGAAATTTAGCTACCGGTTCGACCGCCGCAAAGCGTAATTAATGCCGGTGCCTAATCGAGCGCCATCAATACGGTTTAAGGGGAATCACGCAAATCATTACCGCAAATGTCATACGTCAAACTAACTGTCAAAGTTACGCGCTTTCTTACGTTTGCGTCCTGTCGCCGGACGTCGCGTTCGTCTTCACGTCGGAAGCTCTCGGAGCTAAAAAAAACTGGCTAAATTTCTTCACGTCCAGCTAGTGGAAAACGCGCTAAGTCGCCATTTCCGGCGGGGTCCCAATTGGCTCGGGTAATCGTTTATGGTAATTTGACGTCTCGAGGGAGGCTCCCCCGCTCCGGAAATATGTTATTTTAGGGTAATTGGAGACCTGTCGTTGGCGGGAAATAAGGTGTTGCGAGGGGGGCGCTAATTGCCTTGCCCCGGGGGCTGGAACTCGTCCACTCCGACATCTATAGGTGCTCCCTTGAAGCGTGCCTGTGCCCTGCGACACGAGCGAAAACGCCTAAAACTTCTCGGCCGCTCTAGGAGTTTGAAGCAGAGATTTGCCTGCTCTCGCcgcttccgtgaaatcgaagACCACTTCACCCCATAATCAATGAGAACGCTTCTAGAAGAGCAAAGAACTCTTATTTTCTAGAGTTTATTTATACCAAACTCGACGAGACCCCCATCTCGAACCAAAGCAAAATTGGCTCTCTGGAGCAGCGGACTCGGCCGGAGTGAGTCACACGCGCTCCAACTGCTCCAACTCAATCGAGAACCTTTAAAACTGGCCTCCAGTCAAAAATGGTACGCGAAAGCACCGTTGGCGCAGGTACCAGTCAGGGGGACCAATAATTTAGCACGAGCGATAGACGATCACCGTGAGAAAACGTTCGGCCCCCATTCAAAGACCGAACACGAGTAAATCTGAATTTACAATTAGTTTCGCCTACTAAAATGAGAGAATGACAACATCGGCCTATTGggcaataatgataataatagaCGAGAAAGAAAGAGAGATGAACTCGTCGGTCATCGCCTCGTTTCCAAGTGGGACACCTGTCTCCGCGTCTCGATACTTTGGGTCAAATGTCGAGATACCTCATGATTTTTCCCATTGAGGTTTGGTTGGGAATGACGCACCACTACTCGGAGCGGTTGGAGTGGTGAATACGCCAGCTGTTACGGGTCAAAGCGACAAACTCCGGTGGCGGGCGGAACGGCACGTCAACGTAGACCGACGAACTCCTGTCAAACCTAAGGGTTTTCCCGACGCGTCAGTGCCACCTCGTCGAGCGTTTGGAACTGTGCGAGCAATGCCGTTCACTATCATCGACAGATCTACAAAAGAGCGGCAGCCTAATTGGCGGCTAAGTTAAtccgaaagaaaaaaaaaaaattaatgggcGAGTACCTGTTAATGAGGTGCCCCGAATGCCGGTTGCGCAACTCcggatttaataaattaataacaatctCTCTCGAAATAGATTATCGGCAGCAGCTTCGTTAGCATATATTACGGAGTGCAGTTGGAGTGGCACTAACGATTCGGAGATCTCGAATTGTTTGTCACACGTCACGTTTAATTGACAGCTGCGTCAGAGTGTGCGGCAACGTCAACTCGCCGCCCAATGAACGAGCGCGATCGGAGCGACGCTCGCTAATTTGCGTCGGTTCGATTGGCAGTTACGTCAAAACAGTGGCGTCTCCGTTTCGGCACCGGGCAGGGCGGCGGACCGTCCGGGTTCCGCTCGAAAACTCTTCGTCTCCGCGTGTgttaaatgagattttttttcttcgcaTCGCTAAATCGATCGATTTTCGACAGCTCCGCCCATTCCATTGTGGGATCGGATCGAAACCGCTACGTGGCACTCCTTCAAACATCAATCATCATCTCCAGCAACTGCGGCGGGTAGTAGCCAAAACACGAATTCCCCATAATTAAGATTATCAGGTCTTAAGCGCTGGTGTAACCGTCGGATTATTAGGCGTTTACACGGTTATTGGTATAACTGTAAAACACAGCACACCCTGTAATAGGATGATTGGTACCACGGAGCCAGCGAGAGACAGAGATCAATATCTGGCTGACGATTTTGTCGGCAATTACACGCTTAAAAGTTTATCAGATCGACGCGGTCAACCGTTGACCTGGTTTACACGCGATGTCTCCGGGGCTTAATCCGAATGAAAAACGAAACCCGATCCTTCGGTCGCATGGTAGTACCACAGCGCGGGGAGGGTGGTAAAGCGGCGCGGGGCCCCCAGGCCGCGCCTCACTCTGCACTTGCCTGACGGCATTCCAAAGCGCTCCGGGCGAGAGGTTGCCTCTGGCCTTGGGCGGTACCACGGCACCGTCGGCGATGGTTCGGTGTTGTTTGCGTTCGGTCTGAGGCAAGGATTTGAGAAAATCACCAGAGCTTTTCCGAGCGGCGGTGCTGCAGGTCCGACCACGAAATTTTAGCCTCCGAGACCGTCCGGAACCACCTGGACGAGCATCGATTCTAACAACTTGAGAGGGAACACGGGGGGTGCCGCGGCAAGATCGGCTGGTGTCGTCATTGCGCCATTTCAAATGTTCGAATGGTTCCGCGTCTGTTTCAAGGCGTCGCGAAGATAAATGAATTTCTCCGATTAAGTACCTTGCGAACGATGCGGTGGTACCGCCCTTAAGTCGCGCCACACTAACACAGGTACCATTGACACCATTAAAATCGACTAGTTTCTGGACCTTACCTGCTTAGCAACGTTGCGGTACCCGTGGTACCACCTCGCCAGCGAGGGGCGGCACGCTAATCACATCTATTCAAGCCGTAATATGCGAGCGCTTGTCGGAATTGCTTTTTCTGTTTGCCTTCGTGTCTAATAAGTGATTCGTCATCGCAGTTGGTACCCGACATCGATGgcgattaatttaaattttctaaaaaaacaaacgagTAGTGGTATCGAGTATCAATGCGACGGTACCACGACTTTTGAGCTCAAAACAAACGTCCAGCTACAGATATTGAGGATACCGAAAAGGTCAGGCTGGATTCTCGGGCACCGCGGCATAATTATAGGCGGTACCGCCAAACGATTAACAAATGCCTCGCTCGGGGCACTAAATCGTACCTCGTAACCAAAGCTTGACAATAATCTTGTTGACTTATTGACGGCTAATAATGCGATCGGTTTTGCCCATCACGATCCCGGCCAAGTCGCGGTACCACCAGAACCACATAATAACCATCACCCGGCCCAAGGTAATAACTTTGCGGTTTAATGATGCTGAAAAAACTCGAGCCTTGATTGAATATTAGAGGAATTTCGTTGTTTAATGTGTCCGGTACTGAGTAGGTGCCGGTTCGGTGATGCCACCAAAGGTACCACTTGCGTTTCTTCTCTTCATGCCCAGGAGATCTTCGGTTGTTGTCGAATTCGCTCAGTACGGAGACCGTAATGATGAAGTTGCATGATTTCTCCCTGCTAATTCCTCTTCTCGTTCGTCTTCCAGTAGCGCCCGTGCATCGTGCGACGTGTGCTCCGCTTCAAGCGCCCCCAGGCGGCCGAAAGTGGCTTCCGGACTAGTCCTTAGGTCAATCTTCAGCCGCGAGCTCCGAATTCTAGAGCCGCCTTTCTTCCTCCTTTTCCCGTCTCAAACTATCGATTTAGCACCGGGTACCCGGAGCGGCCCGATCGATCTTCGAGCCTTCACAGTCTAGATCTTCGACCTTAGAGAAGAACGTGAAGATGGGGCATGGGCTACCGCGTTTCCTAATAAAGGTGGTTAAGAGCGTAATCGAGGCACGATGCCGGCAGGAAAAGAAGAACTCGAGGCTCATTGAGCGCGCCATCTGGCTAGATTGAGGACGAAACCGAGGGGGGGGAGGGAGGGTCCTCTTCCCTGGACCTTCGACGAGGTCAGTAGATGAAGAAAGTGAAGCGCAGGCGTGCACCCACAGTCTTCGATTCGTCTGTTCCCTTGACGATTCGTTTGTTTGTTCGATTCGTGCGAAGGTTCAGATGCACCCGCAGGAAGAACCCAACGCGGAATGGTGCACTCGGTATTTTCGTTCATTCGCAGTATGACTGAGAGAAGCCGAAGACTGCCACTTCGACCGCTGCTACTGCGACCAGACCTCCTCCGGTACTTCGAAGCGCGCTCCAGCCATCATAGCCGATTTTCCTGGTACCCACCGAAGAGTGACGCAACTGCGTTACATCACTTAAggaacaataataattcttaCATTATCGGGAAAACACtcggttaaaaataaatcttctatcaCCCAATACCACTCGAGGTACCACTCGAGGTACCACCTTCGGTACCGTTGCCCCCCGCAACGTGAAACTCCGAAATTACCTCTTCTCGTACGATTAGCACAGCCGAATATCTGTTAAGGCAGCAATACCCAATTACATCATCCGAAGGTACCATTAAATCCTTCTCTGTCATTATCGGCGGTAATAACTGTTAGACCATTATTCAACACGGGAATTCTTCGTGTTATTAATGGTGCGAGGTTGCCGCGCCAGGTGATACCAAAGTGGGATTTGGAATACATGTGGCAACGGTGTGATAGTACCTGCCAACGGCGAAGGGAGACAGGTTTGCGTCGGAATGTTTTGGTCTGACCTGAGAGATGCTGCGGCACGATCGGATACCGCTTTTTAGCTACCGGTACCACTGACTTTTTGGCATTTCATTTACAGGCAAATTAGATTGTGGTACCACTAGGTACCGCGGCGGTGCGACATGGTCTTACCTCGTCCTCATCGTCATTTCCATTCTCCTGGGGCTCATCCTCCATGAGCACGAATCCGACGtcattattgttgttttttgtgACATCGGGGGTGGTACCGTCCTCGTGGTTCTCGTCGGGCTCGTTGATAATGACCAAGCGACGTCTCTTGGGGCTGAGTAAGTCCACAGTTAGCTGATCGCTGGCCAGCGAATCGGACGAATCAGGGTTATTCTCCATTTCGGGAAATGGTACCACGCTGCGTGGTACCGAACCGATGCGAACCACCGCTAAAAAAGTGACACAGTCAAAACAGACCTGCGGCACCAGTTTGTCGCTGACATAGATTCTCCGCTGAATGGGTGAAGATTTTCGAGGCGACGGGTACCATCGCGACAGGTGGGTACTTCGGTTCGGAAcggaatattttcattaaaagcgCGCGTTCTCGTATCGGCGCAGAGAGGGCGCTTCGCGGCACGACAATACGTGAAGAGAGCTTCGGGCGAACTGAGGTCCATGGTCAAGTTGCCGCTGGCGCTGGTACCGGGGAGAGGGGAGCACACCCCGCCCGCTGGGCACTCGTCAGGTACCTGCTTTACGGGAGATGTGGTCAAGATTTCGTTGCGTAATCAATCAGTAAAATGTTTTCTACCACGAGATGGTTTTCTCGTGGTACCAGATGTTCCAACACGAAGCACCAAATTAATTCGATGTCTACGCTCGATTGATTGGCATAATTTATCATGACGCTTTCTCAATCTCACATAGGTATCACCGAAGGTGCGAATTACTACGGTACCGCCGAGGTACCAACGAATTATACCAGGCGCCAGCTACGGGGTATCtcttttgtttattgaaatttaagttGTTAACGCGAAACAGGGTGAAAATTTGGTAGTTCTCGTCGCGCCCAAAGCGGTACCACAATCGGTGCCACCCCTACCAACTTGACAAACATATGTCCGTAGTTCGAGGCAGTACTTCGATCGTTTTTCCTTCAAAGTTGCATCGTATCACAGCCAAAACGACGTCGGAGTTCTTTGGGTCCTGTGGTAGCAGCTCTACGTTCGTATATACGTACATATATACTTGATTTCTTTATTCGCATCGCGATGGTACCTCAGACCTACTTCCTTAAATCCATCACACTCCTAATAGTACCACCGTTGGTATTTACCACCTAATGTAAATTTGCTTTCTCTCTTCACCTAGCCGTCGCGCTCAAATTTCGATATAAATCTGAGTACTTTCCGTCGCAAAGTGGTACCACCTTTAGTGCGGCCCTTGTAACGTTAATGTTCCTTCTCAGCTTAAGCACAACGTACCCTCAATTCTTTTCAAACGTAGATATAAATCTGGGTACCATCTCTTGACCAGGAAGCAATAATGGGTACCGCTCGTCCATGGTGGGCGTAGCACCtattagcaaataaataaacgcGCATCGGTACTTAAATAATGAGTTCTTCGCGGTACTTAATTGAAAAGACCGAGAGAGACAAACGGAGATCGTTAAATCCTGGCTGAGGGGTATTCTGCCTTGACGAGTGGTACCACCGATATGTTTCATTGTTTTGCACCTGCACGATTGAATGTTTTGCCGCCCGGGGATGGTTCTCATTGCCGATGTCAGTGGCGTCGCCATAGTTGAACCGACCCGACGGGTTCCGATGACCCTCATTGTAGGATCTCGAAAGTACTACCGGCTCTTGGAGATGAccaaatttagaataattgGTTTGCCTAGTGAACATTTCGAGAACCAAATACCGAcgctaatttttattgacaccTTTACGCAATGGGTACCTGCGAACAGCATGACCCGAATAGAAATTTTCGTCGCAAAAACGCCGTTTACACACTTATTGCGATTTAATGCTTTAAAGTCGCAATAAATGACGCATTACAGTGGTTCTAAAGACGGTACCCGTCTTCCGGCAGTGTCGGTGGCATCATTTAGTGAGTCGAAATTACCACGTTTCGTTTTCCTAAATACCTGTAAAGAATTCGACACAGTATATTTTACATACTCTACACAACGGGTCGTTCCTCTCGGCCACGGCAGACATTTTTGTTTGCATTTGCTCTCAAAACTGACAGTTCGACGAACACGAACCGTCGAAAATTTGATTCAGCCACACCAACTCACCCGAAGTCTCACTTTGAGTCTCTGTTTCACTCCAACTCGCCTCACCGCCCGACCAACGCGGAACAGCCCCTTTCCAACAACAATTTACGACGTATTTCACGCGACGCAGCGTGACATCTATCGAGTGCAAATGACAGTGACAGCCGGTGAGGAAATGTTTTCCGACTTGCGCGCGACCAGCGGCTTCGAAAACGCGCCGAATTCCGGCGATTTTTCGCCGCCGGGGGCGTCGCGGGACCTGGCGAGGCCCTCGAATGCGGGGGTACCGGGCGGATTGGCGGCGTTTAGCGCCCCTTCGACCGCGAGGAGAGCCACGTCAGCGTTGA
This window contains:
- the TfAP-2 gene encoding transcription factor AP-2-epsilon isoform X1, coding for MENNPDSSDSLASDQLTVDLLSPKRRRLVIINEPDENHEDGTTPDVTKNNNNDVGFVLMEDEPQENGNDDEDEDRLTASGHGSLALSGGSPGYGASTPSASGRGAAGSLHHSAMQHQLPQPDFQPPYFPPPFHHAAPSPPPQQHLEYLTDPYGGLSGLHHYNQLGLRREGDPNHAHVGQLGHGASFPYSAPGGGRPDYSGIPQRHDDPLSLHQALGQAVEDAQAGIDDNTGFITDLPLLKGMKGGKDHSGAGAMVSPSDVFCSVPGRLSLLSSTSKYKVTVGEVQRRLSPPECLNASLLGGVLRRAKSKNGGRILREKLEKIGLNLPAGRRKAANVTLLTSLVEGEAIHLARDFGYVCETEFPARQVAEYLLRQHGETPRRKELLQATKQVTKELMDLLNQDRSPLCNTRPQILLDPSIQRHLTHFSLISHGFGSPAIVAALTAIQNFLSESLKHLDKVFPNQSTQQGQGMLVSSSLDKGKLEDKSK
- the TfAP-2 gene encoding transcription factor AP-2-epsilon isoform X2, encoding MTFKENGMMSRFYLNSNSSLANYQQYEDRLTASGHGSLALSGGSPGYGASTPSASGRGAAGSLHHSAMQHQLPQPDFQPPYFPPPFHHAAPSPPPQQHLEYLTDPYGGLSGLHHYNQLGLRREGDPNHAHVGQLGHGASFPYSAPGGGRPDYSGIPQRHDDPLSLHQALGQAVEDAQAGIDDNTGFITDLPLLKGMKGGKDHSGAGAMVSPSDVFCSVPGRLSLLSSTSKYKVTVGEVQRRLSPPECLNASLLGGVLRRAKSKNGGRILREKLEKIGLNLPAGRRKAANVTLLTSLVEGEAIHLARDFGYVCETEFPARQVAEYLLRQHGETPRRKELLQATKQVTKELMDLLNQDRSPLCNTRPQILLDPSIQRHLTHFSLISHGFGSPAIVAALTAIQNFLSESLKHLDKVFPNQSTQQGQGMLVSSSLDKGKLEDKSK
- the TfAP-2 gene encoding transcription factor AP-2-epsilon isoform X3, encoding MKNNHETGYVFLDRLTASGHGSLALSGGSPGYGASTPSASGRGAAGSLHHSAMQHQLPQPDFQPPYFPPPFHHAAPSPPPQQHLEYLTDPYGGLSGLHHYNQLGLRREGDPNHAHVGQLGHGASFPYSAPGGGRPDYSGIPQRHDDPLSLHQALGQAVEDAQAGIDDNTGFITDLPLLKGMKGGKDHSGAGAMVSPSDVFCSVPGRLSLLSSTSKYKVTVGEVQRRLSPPECLNASLLGGVLRRAKSKNGGRILREKLEKIGLNLPAGRRKAANVTLLTSLVEGEAIHLARDFGYVCETEFPARQVAEYLLRQHGETPRRKELLQATKQVTKELMDLLNQDRSPLCNTRPQILLDPSIQRHLTHFSLISHGFGSPAIVAALTAIQNFLSESLKHLDKVFPNQSTQQGQGMLVSSSLDKGKLEDKSK